The Aerococcus loyolae genome contains the following window.
AAAATTAACCACTTGATTAAATATAATCGGTTTGATAAAGAGCAGAAAAAGAAACATAAAAAATCAGCTAAAAATATGGATAATTGGAGTTACGATAAGCAAAGTAATACTTTCACACATCCTGATGGCACGGTTTATTTCTTTAGTCATCTCCAAAAACGAAAAAATAAAATGAGTGGTTATATTTCTGAAATTCAGGTTTATAAGCCTTTGGATCCAGAAAATGCGCCGCAAAAGGCGCTTTACTATAATAAAAACTATCAGGAATTAAAGAATATAGAAACACAGAAGCTTTTATCTGAAGAAGGATCTAGGCTCTTTTCCAAACGGAAAATTGACGTTGAACCAGTTTTTGGCCAGATAAAGGCTATTTTAGGGTTCACTCGATTTAACCTCAGAGGGAAAACAAAGGTTAAAACTGATGTTGGATTGGCCTTCATGGCCAATAATTTGAAAAAATATAGCAAAATAAAAGCAAGAAAATAAGAGAATCTACAAATCACGCTTAAGTAATTTGTAGATTCTCTTTTTTTTATAGTCCGTAGACTTTTGTCCCAGACTCTTTTCATCTTTTCTTCCAAGGAATCTCCCTCCCTGCTCCTTCCTCACATCCTTATAGTTGAGCTCGGACGCCAGACTTGAAGTCGCTTCAGAAAATACCAACACACTGACCTGCTGTGTTTATGGTATTTTCCTCCACCGATTCAAGTCCTTAGCGGCGTCCTCACATCCTTTCCAAACCTGTTCCAGTCACAGGACGAACGTCCGCTTCAAAAACTGGTAACGCTCAGCTTTGTTGAGCTTTTCCCAGTTTTCTCCAGCGATTTCGTCCTTTGTTGTGACTGTCACACTCTCTAGTTGAGTTCGGACGCCAGACTTGAAGTCATTTCAGAAAATTCCATCGCACAGACTTGCTGAGCTTATGGTATTTTCCTCCAATGATTCAAGTCTTTGACGGCGTCCTCACATCCTTTCCAAATGGGTTATTTTCTTGATCTGTGATATAATGAGTTAGAAATTTTGTAAAGTTTGCTTCGGCATGCGCTAAGGATTTATAAAGGATAGATTGCATGATTAAACTTATTGCTATTGACTTAGATGGAACCTTATTACGCGATGATAAGACCATTAGTGAAGCCAATGCTTCTACCATAAGAAAAGCGGTGGAAGCGGGGATTGAAGTGGTGATTTGTACCGGTCGTCCCATTGAAGGCATTCAATTTGCCTTGGATCGCTTTAACATGAACACCGCTAAACACTTTTCCATCACTTATAATGGTGGCTTAGTCTTACACAATGATTCCCGTGAGATTATTTCTGAAACCATTATGACGACGGCTGATGTGCTTCGCATTTATGACATGATGTATGGGCTCGATTTACCCATTGATGCGGTTGATATCGATACCGTCCATCGCCTCAACTACCCCAAGGACTGGCCGGGCCACTATGACCAACAAATGCCTTTCCTTCCCTTTGTTCCTTTTGACTTGGATGCTGTGGGGATGGACCATCATTTTTATAAAACCGTGACCAATACCCCTAAGGAGCACATTGAAGACCAGTTATCGGACTTGCCGGACTGGCTCTACCAAGACTATTCCGTTATGCGCTCTCACGGCCATCAGTTAGAA
Protein-coding sequences here:
- a CDS encoding Cof-type HAD-IIB family hydrolase, which produces MIKLIAIDLDGTLLRDDKTISEANASTIRKAVEAGIEVVICTGRPIEGIQFALDRFNMNTAKHFSITYNGGLVLHNDSREIISETIMTTADVLRIYDMMYGLDLPIDAVDIDTVHRLNYPKDWPGHYDQQMPFLPFVPFDLDAVGMDHHFYKTVTNTPKEHIEDQLSDLPDWLYQDYSVMRSHGHQLEVMPKGVDKGQGLAALAKYLKIDVSEVMAIGDEENDKAMLQWAGTAVVMANGNEAIKKYADYITKSNMDDGVAHAIEELVLKS